The DNA region TTCTTTATTTAGGAGAAAAAGATTCGAAGAAAGCAAGATATATGAACGCTCTAATTTCTCATATTGGGAGTAAAAAACCTCTTCCCTCTAAGTACAAAACTCTTCTACAATCAAAGCAAATCCCCATTTATAGGTAGTAATGATTCGAAGAAGCTGGATTTATAGTTCTAAGACTAACTCACTTTTAAAGTACTCCAATTGCCAGTTCTGAGTTTTTAGAGCTTGCTTTGATGAGGGGTTATCCCAAGCGGGATAAACTCGAAATCCTCTTTTTCCAGCATGTCGCTTTGATTTCAGATAGCCTTTTTCTAGCAAGACTTCTTTTGGGAAAAAGAAGTGGCCTTGCTTATTTTTTGACTCACAAATAATAACGAGAAAATCCAGATCATCACTGGCATCTAGTGGACATGTAACACCACTTTCATTTCTCTTCCACAATGTGACAAAGTGACCTATTTTTTTGGGAGTGAGTTTTCCCTCTCTTTGAATGATTGAAAGACTCTTAAAAACATAGGAGCAACCTTTGTATTCAATAGCTTCAGGATTGAATTGTAGGTTTTTGATGTTGTTTCGACTTATATTTCTAAGATTCATACAACTAAGCTTTTACAAGCTTTCTAACATAGCAGTCTTTACCATGATCATTAACAAGCCCCATGGCCTGCATGAAAGCATACATAGTTGTTGGACCGACAAACTTCCAGCCACGCTTTTTGAGATCTTTTGAAAGAGCAATAGACTCATCTGAGGTTGCTATCACTTCAAAGCCTTTTCGAGCTTTCTTTGGTTTGAAAGTCCAAAAGTAATCAGAAAGAGAGCCAAATTCTTTAACGATGAGCTTTGCCATTTTCGCGTTATTAATGGTTGCTTCGATCTTCCCTCTATGTCTTATGATCCCTTCGTTTTCTAAGAGCTTTTCAACGTCTTTTTCTGTGTACTTTGAAACTTTATTGAAATCAAATTTCTTGAACGCTTTTCGAAAATTCTCTCGCTTAGTTAGAATTGTTCTCCAACTTAGTCCTGATTGAAATCCCTCTAGACAAATCTTTTCAAAGAGTCTTTGATCATCGTAGACAGGAAAGCCCCACTCGTTGTCGTGATAGTCAATGTAATCTTCTGAAGCAACACACCACTTACAGCGCTTCTTTCCATCTTCACACTTTATTGTTGTAATCATTAATTTCTAACCTTTCCAGAAATGAATCGCGATGAATTGATATCTACACCTAAAATGTATTTTCCATCGGGAGAAAGAATAAAAAGACCATCGCGGTTTTCATCGTTAATTATAATATTATTAACCTTATTTCCTTGCATAAATTTATCAGTATTTGAGTAATGATAGAATTGAATATTCTCATTTAAATTTTCAATTACACCATACTCTCTTTCATTACTATCGATTTTACTTTTAAAACTGTAGCGCGTTTTAGAATTAGGGACACTTAAGACCTGAACTTCAGGACCAGAGTATTTTGTAATGATTCCGTTTTCATCTACATCAAAAAGTGAAGCATCCCACTTACCTTTGAGTTCACCTTTTACAATTTGAGTTTGATCATCTTGTTTTTGACCAATAAAAAAGAAGCTCGTGTTATCACTTCCTATCATTATCTTCATATCTTCTGATAGAATCATCCCTGCTTTTTCAACATCATTTAATAGTTCGTGATTTTTGAAATCGAGATTTAGACTAAAGAATCTCGATTTTGAATTTGAGAGAACAAGTGAGTTCTTAGCTTCATCAAACTTTGTAAGAATTGAAACTCCTTGCCTTTTAGAAATTACAGCTATATTTTTTTTATCTTCGATCTTGTAATAATTCTCAAGATAGAGATTTGAAAAATAAGCTGTTTTATCATCAATAAGATTCAATTGAAAACTCATTGTTCCAATATAGAGATTCTCTCGATCCCAATTTAAAAAGCGTACCAAAAATTGAGACTTATTTTGTGGGCGTTCAACTTCAACTTCAACTAAATCATTATCGGGTTTAGCAGCATTAATTAATTCGTTATCCGGCTTCTGATCAGGAACACTAACAGGATTATCCTCATCCAAGACATCACCCATTTCTATTGGAGAATTGGAGTCAAAGGCGCCGAGTTCATCTTTAGAATTCGAACAACTCATTAGACACAAAAGAAAAAGAACAAGAGATAGAATTTTCATAGGCCCAGCTTTTTAAAGTTATAAACAAATTTTACACCTGCTTAAACATCCATCTCAAGAACTATTTTATCCTCGTACTCTTTTTAGACCATCCACTCCCATGGAAATGAGGGTGTACAGAACTGAGGCCTTAACACTCATCTTTGGTTTTGGATCAAGTCCTTTGCCCATGCGATGAATTTGTTGGGTGTACCATGTGATCTCAAGGGGAAAAATATTATCCATTATCTTCCAGCCGGTTGTTAAAAAGTGGACTTCACTTTTTACATCCTCACCGGCCATTAATTGATTGGGAAACTCAGGATTTAAAACGAGAGAACGCCCTAGCCCCACAAGATCACAAGCTTCTTGCTCAAGGGCCTCATTCATCCCCTTAAGACTTCTAAAACCACCAGTTAACATGATAGGAGTTTTCACAATCTTTCGAACTTGTTCACAATAATCTGCAAAGTAGGCCTCTCTTTTTCTTGTTGATTCTTTCTTGGTTGTTCCCATCATCTCTTGGGATTCATAGCTTCCACCAGAGATCTCAATTAAGTCCATTCCAAGCTCAGAAAGAACTTTTACTACTTCCATAGAGTCCTCTTGTGAGAATCCTCCCTTTTGGAAGTCAGCAGAATTTATCTTAATAGCTATTGGAAACTCTAAACCAACAGCATCTCGAATCGCCTTATAGATTGAAACAACAAATCGCATACGATTTTCTAAGCTCCCACCCCACTTATCACTTCTTCTATTATGATGCGGAGAGAGAAATTGACTGACAAGATATCCGTGAGCGCCATGAATTTGGACACCAGTAAAACCTAGATCTTTTGCCAGCTTTGCAGCAGTGGCAAATCGTTCAATAATCTCCTCGATCTCTTCGTTTGTTAGTTCACGAGGTGTATTAAACATGCGATCGAGAGGTGCTTTTAAAGCAATCGCAGAGGGGGCCACAGGCTCTTTTGAAAGAAACTTTGGAGATTGCTTCCCAGGATGATTGAGCTGGGCCCATAGATGTGTACCATTTTCAGTTCCCGCTCTCGTCCACTCACGAATAGCTTCATTTGATCTGCCCTTTTCTAAGACAATGTTATTAGGCTCTCCAAGGTAGCGTGAATCGATCATGATATTACCACTAATAAGAAGACCGGCCCCTCCATTGGCCCAACGCCTATAGAGAGTTGCAAATCTAGAATTAGCACAGTGATTTTTAGAGGCCATATTCTCACTCATTGCAGACTTGGCAATTCGATTTTTCAAGATGATCCCATTAGGTAATTTCAAAGTAGAATTTAGTGATAACGTCATAATAGTCTCCTAAGGTAACCATATACATGAATATGATTGTTGTCTAAAGTCTAGACGATGATAACTGCAAAACATTGTCTAAGCACCTGATATCTTGGAACTAAAATGGCATAATTCATGCATAAATAATCTTTATGATCGATCTCTATAACTACATTGATTACAAAGAGTTTCTAAAAGACTTCTTTGTTTCTAAGCAGAAGTCTCGTGCAGACTTTAGCTTCGGTATGTGGTCAAGACAGCTCGGTTTAAAAACAACAGCAAGTCTTACCATGATCGTTAATGGAGATCGTCATCCTGGAAAGCAAATATCATCAAGCTTCGATCGCTACTTTTCTTTTAATCAAGATCAATCTGAGTATTTTCAAGACCTCATTCAATTAAAAAAATCTGAAGGCAAAGATATCGCCCTTCATTTGGGAATTCTTAGAAAAATCAAATCAAAAAATAATGTTCAATTTAATCTTCTTACTGAAGAAGTCTTCTCTAGAATATGCAAATGGTACTACTTTGCCATTAGAGAAATGATTCTCTTAAAAGACTTTCAATCTGACCCAAAATGGATCACAAATAAATTCGTCTTCGATGTTCAAATTGAAGATGTGGAACAAGCAATTGATGAACTCATTGAGTTGGGACTCATACAAAGAGATATCGATGGAACCCTATCTAATTGTACCCATGGACTTAATACGTATGACGAGATGCCATCGAGTTCAATAAGAGAATTTCATCATCAAATGCTCGATAATGCTCATCGTGCAATAGATGAAATTGATGTTTCAAAACGCTATGTTTCGGCCTTAACGATACCAGTAAATTCTAAAAATTTAGATAAGTTGAAAACTTTTGTTCAAAAAGTTGAAAATGAAATTCTAGAAATGTTTGTTGAAGATAACCCAGATTGTGTTTATCAAATGAATCTTCAATTTTTCCCTTTAACAAAGGTAGAAAAATGATCAAGATGATTTTAATATCAACACTTTTCTTTATGGCATCACATGCACTTTCCAACGAGCTAATCGATGATCTGAAGAACCTTGAAAAAAAGTACAATATCGATCTATCAACGATTATCTATAAGAAAAAAGAGAATCCTGAAAGTGCGATCAAAATTCTAGAAGATAAAGATGGATTTCTAAGAAACACAAAAGAGAAGAACTTCTTTTTAAATAGTGAAAATAAAAGTATTGAATTATTTAAGCAACAGATGAGTTCGTCCGGTGGATCACGTGTTGGTAACGGTGGTGATGTGCTTCTTTGCGACAATAAAGTAGAAGTTCTCGATAGTTTTAGAGCGAGACATTATAATCAAAACGCTTTAAAAATAAGTTCCACCGCCTCATTGGAATCGATTGTATTTAAACTCAAAAGAACAATTCCAAGTCTTGGAAAGTCCCTTGAGTATTTCATTAACAACTTTAAAAATCGAAAGAGCTTTAGTGATCACACCTTTTGGTCTCCAGAAAAAGAGCTAATAAACATCAATGATGAAGAGCTCATGACAACGCTTCCACGTGAATGTTCTCTCATTCAAGCAGTTGTTCGTTTTACAACAAAGAGAAAAATCTTTTTTTATAATCAAGAAGTTTTTGAAATGATGGAAGATGAACAATTATCGTGGATTCTTGTTCATGAGTGGCTATGGGATTATTTGCATTCATCAAGTGATATTCGAGATGTGAATCACTTTCTTCACTCACTATCATTTGAAGATTCTAGTGAAGAAGAGATTATGTCCTATCTTAACCAATTAGGTTTTAGCATCAACGACTCTGACCTTTTCACAGAAATAGAAGATCGAAAAAAGACTTCTTTGGAGTCAATTGAGAGTTTCATCACAAAGATACAAGACATTGAAAGTGACCTACAAGCTCATCAGTTAATGTATGACCACACGATGTTAAATAACATTGTTTATTCTAGCGACATTGAAGATAGAATTGATTTCATGCTTAAACAGATTCACCTCTACGTGAAAAGAAGATTAGCAATGAATGTTGGAGAACTTGAAAGATACCTTCTTATGCAATGGGAAAAGCATATATTAAACGAGTCATTTACAACATATGACAAAATAGAATTCATAAAATCGGAATCTTCAATCTATAGAGTTAAAGCTAGAACTAAAGTAGGCTTAATAAAGATCCATATTCAAAAAAAATACTGGTATATTATTCCAGCAAATAAGAACAAGGCCGTAGATAAAATGAATGAGCTTGATCGCCAATTTAACCGAAATGAATTAACGATTCAAGAATATACCCTACAGGTTTTCAAGGCCTTTAAACTGAAAGTCCCTCAACATCTCAAGGACTTGTAAATAATTCCCCTTCGCAAATCATGTAACGCTTTTAAAGACTTGGCCCTTTCCCACATTTTTTCTTGTGCTAGTTTTCCACCAACAAAACAACAAACTCGGGAGAGACAACATGAAAAAATTGATTCTATTCTTTGCACTTCTATCTTCAATCTTTGCTCAAGCAAGTGAGCTAACTCTTGATGAAAAAGCAAGCCTTTGGACGCTTAAGATCATATCAGAGAGTCAAATGGAAATTCTCCAAGACAATGTAAAAAAAGTTCAGAAAATTGAGGAGTACTATAACAGTCTTGGTAGATTTAGCTTCAATAAAAAAAGAAAACTGAAAGCTCAGAACTGTGGAATTATTCAATCCTCAGTTGCCGCTAACCTCATTATGTTACTTAGTTCTTTTGAAGACTCGAAAGAAGCTTTGAAAAAGATTGATCTTACAGATGAAGATCACAATGAATTTACAGAAAGTTTTAATCAATTTATCAAATCATCTTTGTATGCTGACAAAAAGTGTGGTGACATTGAAAAAAGTAGCGATGCCTATGAAAGAGCGTATTTAGAATTTAAAAATGCTTTTGAAATTTTAAATAGCTACCTTCCAGTCTTTGAAACTGAAACAACAAAATAATCAATCTTTGCGAGTATAAATCAGTTATACTCGCAAACTTAAATTTTCTTAATACAAGCAAGTATTCTCAAGCCCCTTTTGAATTATCATTGACCTCAATTAAATTCCTAGATAGATTCCCTTTAAATGACAAGCGACAGAGAGGTTCACGATGAAATCATTATCTTTAATGGTTGCACTATTTTTTACATTTCAATCAAGTGTTTCTGCAAATAGTCCAACAAAGCAAGAAACAATTGATTGGCTCACAAGTAAATTAGATTATTTTTCTTCCAGAACTTTTGAGAGAAAGTTTTCGATGGAAAGAAATTATGCACGATTCATTTATCATAAAGTTGAATTCCAGTTTGAAGAATGTGAGTTAATTGTAAATACAGAACACGATAAATTTTCAAAAGAGTACTATGAAGAATTTAAAACAGAAGCTCGTTTTAATTATGTCGACTTCGATGAACTCGATTTAT from Halobacteriovorax sp. GB3 includes:
- a CDS encoding TIGR02147 family protein, with translation MIDLYNYIDYKEFLKDFFVSKQKSRADFSFGMWSRQLGLKTTASLTMIVNGDRHPGKQISSSFDRYFSFNQDQSEYFQDLIQLKKSEGKDIALHLGILRKIKSKNNVQFNLLTEEVFSRICKWYYFAIREMILLKDFQSDPKWITNKFVFDVQIEDVEQAIDELIELGLIQRDIDGTLSNCTHGLNTYDEMPSSSIREFHHQMLDNAHRAIDEIDVSKRYVSALTIPVNSKNLDKLKTFVQKVENEILEMFVEDNPDCVYQMNLQFFPLTKVEK
- a CDS encoding MepB family protein, which encodes MNLRNISRNNIKNLQFNPEAIEYKGCSYVFKSLSIIQREGKLTPKKIGHFVTLWKRNESGVTCPLDASDDLDFLVIICESKNKQGHFFFPKEVLLEKGYLKSKRHAGKRGFRVYPAWDNPSSKQALKTQNWQLEYFKSELVLEL
- a CDS encoding NADH:flavin oxidoreductase/NADH oxidase family protein, with product MTLSLNSTLKLPNGIILKNRIAKSAMSENMASKNHCANSRFATLYRRWANGGAGLLISGNIMIDSRYLGEPNNIVLEKGRSNEAIREWTRAGTENGTHLWAQLNHPGKQSPKFLSKEPVAPSAIALKAPLDRMFNTPRELTNEEIEEIIERFATAAKLAKDLGFTGVQIHGAHGYLVSQFLSPHHNRRSDKWGGSLENRMRFVVSIYKAIRDAVGLEFPIAIKINSADFQKGGFSQEDSMEVVKVLSELGMDLIEISGGSYESQEMMGTTKKESTRKREAYFADYCEQVRKIVKTPIMLTGGFRSLKGMNEALEQEACDLVGLGRSLVLNPEFPNQLMAGEDVKSEVHFLTTGWKIMDNIFPLEITWYTQQIHRMGKGLDPKPKMSVKASVLYTLISMGVDGLKRVRG
- a CDS encoding DNA-3-methyladenine glycosylase I; translation: MITTIKCEDGKKRCKWCVASEDYIDYHDNEWGFPVYDDQRLFEKICLEGFQSGLSWRTILTKRENFRKAFKKFDFNKVSKYTEKDVEKLLENEGIIRHRGKIEATINNAKMAKLIVKEFGSLSDYFWTFKPKKARKGFEVIATSDESIALSKDLKKRGWKFVGPTTMYAFMQAMGLVNDHGKDCYVRKLVKA